The Rhodamnia argentea isolate NSW1041297 chromosome 10, ASM2092103v1, whole genome shotgun sequence sequence CAGTTTTATCAAGTGACAGCATGCATATTGGCCTTCTTGCAGCAGCAGCTCATGCTGCTGCCACGAACAGCCGCTTTACAATCTTTTACAATCCAAGGTAGCATGAGTGGAAGCTAGTCCGGTTAACTTAACTGGGAGATTCATCCACTTGTTGCTTGTATGCAGGGCCAGTCCATCAGAGTTTGTCATACCTCTGGCAAAGTATGTGAAAGCAGTCTATCACACAAGGGTATCTGTTGGCATGCGGTTCAGAATGCTATTTGAGACAGAAGAGTCGAGTGTTCGTAGGTGGGTCCCAAAGTTTCCTTAGAATTAATGATATTTTCAAACAACTTGGTGTTTGACTCTCCTAAAAGAAGTAGGCTATGAACTTGTGATCTGTATCTTCTGATTTGAAATGCTCTACTCTTCTCTGTACTACTTTTCTGTCTCTGCAGAATTGCAGTTAGAATGCTTTCCTTCAAAAGAATCGCTAACTAGCATTGGAGCTTACCTTATTGGTTTGCTGCTTCATTTGCTACATGACTACTACTAATACATTAGTACGCTGACCTATCTTTATCTAACCACACACAAGCTTAGTTTTCAGCTAATCTTTCATTCTTCTATTTCCTTGTCattgctaaataaaaaaattagcaactcGTACTAATGCGGCTCGATTTGTCAATATCCTTGCCTTGGACGACATCTACCTACTTTTTAAGAGACAAGGTGTATGCATGTGTTTTCTTGTTTAAAACTGCTTATGTATTTCAAATAAGCTGCTAATGATGATAAATGTCTCTTCACTGTTCTTATTTCCATTTTCTTGTGTGGACAAAACATTCCATAAAAATGATATGTGGAACTTATATTACTGGATTTTCTTCCAGATACATGGGGACAATAACAGGCATTAGTGATCTGGATCCTGTTCGCTGGCCAAACTCACATTGGCGTTCAGTAAAGGTTGGTTTTAGTGGTTTTTGGTACCATTAATCTAGCCAAAAGGCATGTCTTTTCCAGCTCTTAGGTGAAATCATACTGATTTTCCTACCAACTGAAAATTGTATAAGTAAACTCAAGTAGTGTAAACAGGTTGGATGGGATGAGTCAACTGCAGGTGAGAGGCAGCCAAGAGTATCCTTGTGGGAAATTGAGCCACTAACAACATTCCCAATGTATCCTTCTCCATTCCCCCTCAGACTGAAGAGACCATGGCCATCTGGACTACCTTCATTTCATGGTATAATTGAAGTTAGTGTTACCAAATTAGAAATACTTATTaccagaaaaaacaaagaagtacCTCTTACCTATGTTAGAAGAATTCAATCGTTTTTCTTCCTAAGTCTTTGTTCGACTGATTTCAGCTCTTAGGGATGGTGATATGAATATCAGTTCTTCACTGATGTGGCTTCAAGGAGTTGGAGATCAAGGAGTTCAATCTTTAAACTTCCAGGGATTCGGGATGACTCCATGGCTCCAGCCAAGATATGACACTTCAATGACTGCTTTACAAACTGATGTGTACCAGGCAATGGCAAGCGCAGCACTGCAGGATATGAGGACTGTGGACCCTTCAAAATGTGCCTCTCAGTCTCTTCTGCCTCTTCAGCAATCTCAAAATGTTCCTATGGGGCAAGCTTCCATCATCCAGAGGCAGATGTTGCAGCAGTCTCAATCTCAAAGTACCCTTCTTCAGGGCTTCCAGGAAAATCAGGCTTCAGCTCAGGGTCACGTTTTGCAGCATCCCTCTTATAATGATCAGCGccaacaacagcagcagcatcaACAGCAACCTCAACAGTCCCAACAATTCAACCACACGTCTCTTCAGCAACAGATGCCGAACATCATCACTACTCTTCCACAGTATGGATCTATTGGTCAATCCCAGTCATCATCTCTGCCGGCCATTTCACAGTCCCAGCAGAATATCTTTTCTGATGGAGTGGAGAACCCTATAGTCGCATCTGATGTTTCGCCTATGCAAAGCATTTTAGGTTCAATTTCTCGTGATGGGGCATCACAGTTACTCAGTGTGAATGGTTCTGACTCCATGATATCATCGTCATTGTTGAAGAAGCAAAATTCAGTAGAACCACATCTTCTTTCTGAAGCTGCTCACTGCATTCTGCCTCAGGTGGAACAGTTGGCTACGACACACACCAATGTCTCTGAATTTGCAAACTATTTACCTCCATTTCCTGGAAGAGAATATTCTGCATATCCTGGGGCCACTGACCCGCATAGTAGTCTTTTATTTGGCGTTAACATTGATTCCACATCTCTTATGCTGCAAAATGGGATGCAGCATCTAAGGAATATTGGCAGTGAACATGATTCCTTGTCTGTGCCATTTGGTACTTCAAATTTTGCTAGTGTTGCTGGCACAGAATTTCCACATAATTCAGACATGGCGACGTCAAGTTGCGTGGATGAATCGGGTTTATTGCAGTCTTCAGAAAATGTGGACCAAGTAAACCCATCGACGAGAACCTTTGTGAAGGTGAATTTGATTGTTATTTCCTTTGATGtctatttgttttgtttgtgaaagatttgatgggactacaaccaactattctaaaagcttaagcttatagaagaaGGCGCGGCcggctttaatatttatatattcgaaCACTCCCCTTCATGCTTAGTTTGgtttttttgcctagtactaagcgttgaaatattcattggggaggcaaataagggtctggaaaaatttgaactcgggaccttcTGCTCCGATACtatgaaagatttgatgggagcatagccaactgttctaaaagcttaaacttataGAAGAAGACGtggttttaatatttatatattccaacggTTTGATCGCACAAGAACTATTCAGAAATCTTGTGTCCGATCACTGGTTTTCATGGTTAAATTGCTTTCTCAAGATCTCTCCTTTAACAAAAAGATAAATCCCTCCCTCTGCAGAAAAAAGTTAGATGCTACAGGAAGCTTGCACGACTATGAAAGGAAACATATCACCCTTAGAACTGGTTATAGTTTTGGAGCATGGTTTAGTTGAGTTTTGACTAGCATGCATGCAAATCAGAGGCTTCCGTGTGATTGCCATGTTATCCTCCCAAATAATGTAGATCTTGTGATTTGCACATACTTGGTTGACCCTAGTTCATAATGGCCTTGGGATGATAGCATGTAGCACACTGGGGAATCTCACAGAACGTAGGTGGTCTATGAGTTGTGATCCCTTTCCCTGGTGTTGGGCTGAGAATGACATATAGTATAGAGTTAATATGCAGTCAAGCGTTTCTGGATATACCTTTCTAAAAAGACAGTTTGCTAACCCTCCTATATGTGAAGGCCACATAACCTATATATGGGTGGTAGTATGGTTATAAGTCCATTTCTGATGTATATATATTTGGTAATTCTATATTATGGTTTTGCGAGAAGTTGTCCCCATCTTGGCTTGTTTTGAGTATCTCCCGAATAACCCCAAATCTTATTTCGGGGGTGAAGTCACACCGAAATTGCTCTTTTCTCCTTATGTTCCACATTTTTAATTATGTATGAAAACCATGACGATGCTTCTTGGTCGATTTGTCACTTAGTTCTTTAAGTATTCATCGCTTCTACTTGATAATTTTATCGTCCCTATTACTACGTTTTCTGAAAAATAGGTGTTAAATTGTGCGCTTATGACATAATTGACAGGTTCACAAATTGGGGACCTTTGGGCGGTCACTGGATATTTCAAAATTCAGCAGCTATGATGAGCTGCGCAGTGAACTCGCTCGCATGTTTGGCCTTGAAGGCCAATTGGAGGACCCTCAGAGATCAGGCTGGCAGCTTGTATTTGTAGACCGGGAGAATGATATCCTTCTCCTGGGTGACGACCCTTGGCAGTAAGTgtgcttctcttttttccatcatAGGTATAAGGTGACGGTAGTGTGTGCTTTAAAATTCTTCATTGCTGCCAATCGATTATGGCTTTTTGTTGAATTATGTGGCAAAATATTTGCTTTAAAAGGCTTTGTCTAAATTTCTGTCTTTTTACTTTTGATGGATGTCCGGGCGAGTAAATGTTGATATAACATACAGATTATTGGCTTGGGGAAAGATGCTAGGAACTAGTACCTTCACTACgggttttcttatttctttttattgagcGAGCATCTCTTTGGGAAGTTTAGAAGGTCAGCTTTTGAGGTGGCTATTCAGCCTGTGCGATTGGGTTTGCAATTTGCTTCGACAGATTGTTTGGGATTGTGCTGTGAGCGTTTTATGAATTCACCAGAAATTGTAAACTAGTGCTTGTCTTGTAATTTAGCTGCTGAGCCTTTGATTTGCTAATGGTGAACCTAATGTCTTTCTCTAGGGAGTTCGTCAACAATGTGTGGTTTATCAAGATTCTTTCTCCTCAT is a genomic window containing:
- the LOC115734114 gene encoding auxin response factor 6-like, producing the protein MRLSSSGFNHQSPEASNAGEKKCLNSELWHACAGPLVSLPPVGSRVVYFPQGHSEQVAASTNKEVDAHIPNYPNLSPQLICQLHNVTMHADVETDEVYAQMTLQPLSPQEQKDLYLLPAELGNPSKQPTNYFCKTLTASDTSTHGGFSVPRRAAEKVFPPLDYSQQPPAQELMARDLHDNEWKFRHIFRGQPKRHLLTTGWSVFVSAKRLVAGDSVLFIWNEKNQLLLGIRRANRPQTVMPSSVLSSDSMHIGLLAAAAHAAATNSRFTIFYNPRASPSEFVIPLAKYVKAVYHTRVSVGMRFRMLFETEESSVRRYMGTITGISDLDPVRWPNSHWRSVKVGWDESTAGERQPRVSLWEIEPLTTFPMYPSPFPLRLKRPWPSGLPSFHALRDGDMNISSSLMWLQGVGDQGVQSLNFQGFGMTPWLQPRYDTSMTALQTDVYQAMASAALQDMRTVDPSKCASQSLLPLQQSQNVPMGQASIIQRQMLQQSQSQSTLLQGFQENQASAQGHVLQHPSYNDQRQQQQQHQQQPQQSQQFNHTSLQQQMPNIITTLPQYGSIGQSQSSSLPAISQSQQNIFSDGVENPIVASDVSPMQSILGSISRDGASQLLSVNGSDSMISSSLLKKQNSVEPHLLSEAAHCILPQVEQLATTHTNVSEFANYLPPFPGREYSAYPGATDPHSSLLFGVNIDSTSLMLQNGMQHLRNIGSEHDSLSVPFGTSNFASVAGTEFPHNSDMATSSCVDESGLLQSSENVDQVNPSTRTFVKVHKLGTFGRSLDISKFSSYDELRSELARMFGLEGQLEDPQRSGWQLVFVDRENDILLLGDDPWQEFVNNVWFIKILSPHEVKQLGKEGINPANPVLRQAL